From Herbiconiux flava, one genomic window encodes:
- a CDS encoding gamma-glutamyl-gamma-aminobutyrate hydrolase family protein translates to MTTARTLSIVTVTAHRPHAPEYHAYSTMLMRRAVAVSQASGWTVEVVAAEDTSVVDTLARTDRADAVVLLGGEDIAPEYYGAARGYRAEGRHAERADEAQLTIARRAVDRGTPLLGICRGHQIINVALGGTLVQDLGEGSAHRRDGEPIERVMSTHDVELTAGTPLAGSLIDRLGRVVSTQSAHHQAVARLGSGLAVAAVAHDGLVEAIAHREAPVLGVQWHPEDPGAVRGQFGALLAVVTEPALAVAA, encoded by the coding sequence ATGACCACCGCCCGCACCCTCAGCATCGTCACCGTGACGGCTCACCGGCCGCACGCGCCGGAGTACCACGCGTACTCGACGATGCTGATGCGCCGGGCCGTCGCCGTGTCGCAGGCCTCGGGCTGGACGGTCGAAGTCGTCGCGGCCGAGGACACGTCCGTGGTCGACACCCTCGCCCGCACCGACCGCGCCGACGCCGTGGTGCTGCTCGGCGGCGAGGACATCGCCCCCGAGTACTACGGCGCCGCCCGCGGCTACCGCGCCGAGGGCCGGCACGCCGAGCGCGCCGACGAGGCGCAGCTCACCATCGCCCGCCGGGCCGTCGACCGCGGCACGCCGCTTCTCGGCATCTGCCGCGGCCACCAGATCATCAACGTCGCGCTCGGCGGCACCCTTGTGCAGGACCTGGGGGAGGGCTCGGCCCACCGCCGCGACGGAGAGCCGATCGAGCGCGTGATGTCGACCCATGACGTGGAGCTGACCGCCGGCACGCCGCTGGCCGGGTCGCTGATCGACCGGCTCGGCCGGGTCGTCTCGACCCAGAGCGCCCACCACCAGGCCGTGGCCCGGCTCGGTAGCGGACTCGCGGTGGCCGCCGTCGCCCACGACGGGCTCGTCGAGGCGATCGCGCACCGCGAGGCGCCGGTGCTCGGAGTGCAGTGGCACCCGGAGGACCCGGGAGCGGTGCGCGGCCAGTTCGGAGCCCTGCTCGCCGTGGTCACCGAGCCCGCCCTCGCCGTCGCGGCCTGA
- a CDS encoding arginine--tRNA ligase encodes MTPEALSAALFAIVSDRLAGVPDVSITESDTTVERPRNRDHGDWASNIAMKLAKRLGTNPRDFALELAPLIQRIDGVSAVDVAGPGFINITLDAAAAGEIARTVVEAGESFGHNAVLAGHTINMEFVSANPTGPLHIGHTRWAALGDSIARVLRASGAEVTTEYYINDAGSQMDTFGLSVLAAAKGLPTPEKGYPGPYIQSLAQRVLAAVPDLLDKPDDEALAIARDLAYEYQLAEIKQSLANFHVHFDVFFSERTLHAPDAQTGLTAIDDAEARLRAQGHVFEADDAVWVRTTDFGDDKDRVLTRGNGVVTYFAADAAYYLSKKDRGFGEKIYLLGADHHGYVGRLKALAAAAGDDPDTLTALIGQLVNLNGAKLSKRAGNIIELDDLLDWLGADALRYWLGRYPADSPLSLDGEKLRSRTNDNPVFYVQYAHARTRSVARNAADAGVTRADFEPALLVHPTETALLGALQEFPRVVAHAAELREPHRVARYLEELAGYYHRWYDACRVLPFGDEELAPIHGTRLWLNDATGQVIRNGLELLGVSAPDRM; translated from the coding sequence GTGACTCCTGAAGCCCTCTCCGCCGCTCTGTTCGCCATCGTGAGCGACCGCCTGGCCGGTGTGCCCGACGTGTCGATCACCGAGTCCGACACCACGGTGGAGCGTCCTCGCAACCGCGACCACGGCGACTGGGCCTCGAACATCGCGATGAAGCTGGCCAAGCGCCTCGGCACGAACCCGCGCGACTTCGCCCTCGAGCTCGCCCCGCTGATCCAGCGCATCGACGGCGTCTCGGCCGTCGACGTCGCCGGCCCCGGCTTCATCAACATCACCCTCGATGCGGCCGCCGCGGGCGAGATCGCCCGCACCGTCGTCGAGGCGGGCGAGTCGTTCGGTCACAACGCCGTGCTCGCCGGGCACACCATCAACATGGAGTTCGTCTCGGCGAACCCCACCGGCCCGTTGCACATCGGCCACACCCGCTGGGCCGCTCTCGGCGACTCGATCGCGCGCGTGCTCCGCGCATCCGGTGCCGAGGTCACGACCGAGTACTACATCAACGACGCCGGCAGCCAGATGGACACCTTCGGCCTCTCGGTGCTCGCCGCAGCCAAGGGCCTGCCGACGCCCGAGAAGGGCTACCCCGGCCCCTACATCCAGAGCCTCGCGCAGCGCGTGCTGGCCGCCGTGCCCGACCTCCTCGACAAGCCCGACGACGAGGCGCTGGCCATCGCCCGCGACCTCGCCTACGAGTACCAGCTGGCCGAGATCAAGCAGTCGCTGGCGAACTTCCACGTGCATTTCGACGTGTTCTTCTCCGAGCGCACGCTGCATGCTCCGGATGCGCAGACCGGCCTCACCGCGATCGACGACGCCGAGGCACGCCTCCGGGCCCAGGGTCACGTCTTCGAGGCCGACGACGCCGTCTGGGTGCGCACCACCGACTTCGGCGACGACAAGGATCGGGTGCTCACCCGCGGCAACGGCGTGGTCACCTACTTCGCGGCGGACGCGGCCTACTACCTCAGCAAGAAGGACCGGGGCTTCGGCGAGAAGATCTACCTGCTCGGCGCCGACCACCACGGCTACGTGGGGCGTCTGAAGGCCCTCGCGGCCGCCGCCGGCGACGACCCCGACACGCTCACGGCGCTGATCGGTCAGCTGGTCAACCTCAACGGTGCGAAGCTCTCCAAGCGCGCGGGCAACATCATCGAGCTCGACGACCTGCTCGACTGGCTCGGCGCCGACGCGCTGCGCTACTGGCTCGGCCGCTACCCGGCCGACTCCCCGCTGTCGCTCGACGGCGAGAAGCTGCGCTCGCGCACCAACGACAACCCCGTCTTCTACGTGCAGTACGCGCACGCCCGCACCCGCTCGGTCGCCCGCAACGCGGCCGACGCCGGGGTCACCCGCGCCGACTTCGAGCCGGCGCTGCTCGTGCACCCCACCGAGACGGCGCTGCTCGGCGCGCTGCAGGAGTTCCCCCGGGTGGTGGCGCACGCGGCCGAACTGCGGGAGCCGCACCGCGTGGCGCGCTACCTCGAGGAGCTCGCGGGCTACTACCACCGTTGGTACGACGCCTGCCGGGTGCTGCCGTTCGGCGACGAGGAGCTCGCGCCGATCCACGGCACGCGCCTCTGGCTGAACGACGCGACGGGCCAGGTCATCCGCAACGGCCTCGAGCTGCTCGGCGTCTCGGCGCCCGACCGCATGTAG
- a CDS encoding PspA/IM30 family protein, whose product MSKQSIFGRIAQLAKANINALIDQAEDPQLMLDQLVRDYTTNIADAESAIAQTIGNLRLLEDDHREDVAAASDWGRKALAASQKADEFRSSGNTVDADKFDALAKVALTRQLQSENEAKDAEPSIASQTESVEKLKSGLTAMKEKLNQLKSKRDNLVARAKTAEAQGQVQAALKNIDVLDPTSDLGRFEEKIRREEARVRGQEELNASSVDAQFESLDDLGELTEVEARLAALKAGSGSGSRAVTSGE is encoded by the coding sequence ATGTCCAAGCAGTCGATTTTCGGACGCATCGCGCAGCTCGCCAAGGCGAACATCAACGCGCTGATCGATCAGGCCGAAGACCCCCAGCTCATGCTCGACCAGCTCGTGCGCGACTACACCACGAACATCGCCGACGCCGAGAGCGCCATCGCCCAGACCATCGGCAACCTGCGCCTGCTCGAGGACGACCACCGCGAAGACGTGGCGGCCGCCTCCGACTGGGGCCGCAAGGCCCTCGCCGCGAGCCAGAAGGCCGACGAGTTCCGCAGCTCGGGCAACACCGTCGACGCCGACAAGTTCGACGCGCTCGCCAAGGTCGCCCTGACCCGCCAGCTGCAGTCCGAGAACGAGGCGAAGGACGCCGAGCCCTCGATCGCCAGCCAGACCGAGTCGGTCGAGAAGCTGAAGTCGGGCCTCACCGCGATGAAGGAGAAGCTCAACCAGCTGAAGTCCAAGCGCGACAACCTCGTCGCCCGGGCCAAGACCGCCGAGGCGCAGGGCCAGGTGCAGGCGGCGCTGAAGAACATCGACGTGCTCGACCCCACCAGCGACCTGGGCCGCTTCGAGGAGAAGATCCGTCGCGAAGAGGCCCGCGTGCGCGGCCAGGAGGAGCTGAACGCCTCCAGCGTCGACGCCCAGTTCGAGAGCCTCGACGACCTCGGCGAGCTGACCGAGGTCGAGGCGCGGCTCGCCGCGCTGAAGGCCGGCTCGGGCAGCGGGTCGCGCGCCGTCACGAGCGGCGAGTAG
- a CDS encoding NlpC/P60 family protein: protein MPLDPTPARRRRAPAVAALATAAALAASLFIASPAAATDYPSWNDVVAARASQSATQSKVAELEGLITGLQTQVDQAKAAADEAWAADKAAQDALADKTRAAESLKAQAEQAAADAEASKKRAAGLAAQFARSAGNDLTSQLMVSGSGSDDLLYQLGTMSKLSETSQEVFTAAKQDQNTATALTDQAEVAEAELQKLADVAKVSLQSAIDAQKAVQSALLEQEAHQAELTVQVTVLKNAADVTEAQYTAGVEAERQRRIAEEQAAAAAAASEAAAQQAAEEAAQNAGGSGGGSGGGSDEGGSSSGGGGGSSSGGGSGGSGGGGGGGIVVSPPAQSYSGAAVVAYAEQFVGVVPYGWGANPNDSFGCDGLTQYVYGQFGISLPRMVSNQAAMGVRVSAQDAQAGDLVVWPGAHIGIYDGSGGVIHSPDWGRYVTHATGLWGSYYFVRLV from the coding sequence ATGCCGCTCGACCCCACGCCTGCCCGTCGCCGCCGGGCGCCTGCCGTCGCGGCCCTCGCGACCGCTGCCGCCCTCGCCGCGAGCCTGTTCATCGCGTCGCCGGCCGCCGCCACCGACTACCCGTCGTGGAACGACGTCGTCGCCGCGCGTGCCAGCCAGAGCGCCACGCAGAGCAAGGTCGCCGAGCTCGAGGGCCTGATCACCGGCCTGCAGACGCAGGTCGACCAGGCCAAGGCCGCTGCCGACGAGGCCTGGGCCGCCGACAAGGCCGCTCAGGATGCGCTGGCCGACAAGACCCGCGCCGCCGAGTCGCTGAAAGCCCAGGCCGAGCAGGCCGCCGCCGACGCCGAGGCGTCGAAGAAGCGCGCCGCCGGCCTCGCCGCCCAGTTCGCCCGGAGCGCCGGTAACGACCTCACCTCGCAGCTGATGGTCTCCGGCTCGGGCAGCGACGACCTGCTCTACCAGCTCGGCACCATGTCCAAGCTCTCCGAGACCTCGCAGGAGGTCTTCACGGCGGCCAAGCAGGACCAGAACACGGCCACGGCACTGACCGACCAGGCCGAGGTCGCGGAGGCCGAGCTGCAGAAGCTCGCCGACGTGGCGAAGGTCTCGCTGCAGTCCGCGATCGACGCGCAGAAGGCCGTGCAGTCGGCGCTGCTCGAGCAGGAGGCCCACCAGGCCGAACTGACCGTGCAGGTGACCGTGCTGAAGAACGCGGCCGACGTCACCGAGGCCCAGTACACGGCCGGCGTGGAGGCCGAGCGTCAGCGGCGCATCGCCGAGGAGCAGGCGGCGGCCGCAGCGGCGGCGTCCGAGGCGGCGGCACAGCAGGCGGCCGAGGAGGCCGCGCAGAACGCCGGTGGCTCGGGTGGCGGCAGCGGTGGCGGCTCCGACGAGGGCGGCTCGTCGTCCGGCGGTGGTGGCGGCTCCTCCAGCGGCGGCGGCTCTGGCGGTTCCGGCGGTGGCGGTGGCGGCGGCATCGTCGTCAGCCCGCCCGCGCAGTCGTACAGCGGCGCCGCCGTCGTGGCGTACGCCGAGCAGTTCGTCGGCGTGGTGCCCTACGGCTGGGGCGCGAACCCCAACGACTCCTTCGGCTGCGACGGCCTGACCCAGTACGTCTACGGTCAGTTCGGCATCTCGCTGCCGCGCATGGTGAGCAACCAGGCCGCCATGGGCGTGCGGGTCTCGGCGCAGGACGCCCAGGCCGGCGACCTCGTGGTCTGGCCCGGCGCGCACATCGGCATCTACGACGGCAGCGGCGGAGTCATCCACTCGCCCGACTGGGGCCGCTACGTCACCCACGCGACCGGTCTCTGGGGCAGCTACTACTTCGTGCGCCTCGTCTAG
- a CDS encoding TPM domain-containing protein, translating into MRQPLPARASARAPHRLLARIGASAGAIALTALALVVAPAQPALAGDPVSLDGRYVVDEAGVLDGSTAEVQDAIDTLATEQGVNLFVIYTDSFENPADRQQWASETAQLNQLGTNDVLLAVAVDDRLYQLSVDSGFPLDDQQLQSIETDDIVPQLREGDWAGAAVAAAQGLDGALGGSGSVDGTADSDGAGLLGGFIWVVAILVVLLVGAVVIALVLRRRRTLDKAVTAQAQAAGPSQKELDQKVGALLVELDDAVTSSTEELGFAVAQFGAEATAPFQTALTEVKAELSRAFTIKQKLDDAEPDTAEERRALSLEIIDICEKADARLDSEAEAFDALRDVERDPAPALAEARSELTDSETAPAEVRERLAALGASYDPAALGTVEGSAEQIEKLRAFATTQLTEAEQAIAAGRTGEAAVQIRAARQASAQVRTLALAVLTLEKNLREASAGLAAAVADAESDLAAAAQLEASRPGTGIAGLSAAVGVELERARTTGARDPLNARQSLERADAPLDQALAAERTERERQARILSQRDRAISSAESQVASTAQFLETRRGAVGPDARTRLSEAQRHLDQAHALATTDPEGSLREATTAAELATRAAASAQQDVSWAQSDQSSWGGGGSWTSSGSRRSGGGDDFGGALLGGIIGSMLGGGGGGGSSYRGGFGGGSSRRGGFGGGGFGGGSRRSSGGSFGGGGRRGGGGRF; encoded by the coding sequence ATGAGACAGCCCCTCCCGGCCCGCGCCTCCGCGCGAGCGCCGCACCGCCTCCTCGCCCGGATCGGCGCCTCCGCCGGCGCGATCGCCCTCACCGCGCTCGCCCTCGTCGTGGCTCCGGCCCAGCCCGCCCTGGCCGGCGACCCGGTGTCGCTCGACGGCCGCTACGTGGTCGACGAGGCGGGCGTGCTCGACGGCTCCACCGCCGAGGTGCAGGACGCGATCGACACCCTCGCCACCGAGCAGGGCGTCAACCTCTTCGTCATCTACACCGACAGCTTCGAGAACCCCGCCGACCGCCAGCAGTGGGCCAGCGAGACCGCCCAGCTGAACCAGCTCGGCACCAACGACGTGCTGCTCGCCGTCGCCGTCGACGACCGGCTCTACCAGCTCTCGGTCGACTCCGGCTTCCCGCTCGACGACCAGCAGCTGCAGAGCATCGAGACCGACGACATCGTGCCGCAGCTGCGTGAGGGCGACTGGGCCGGTGCCGCCGTGGCGGCCGCCCAGGGTCTCGACGGCGCGCTCGGCGGCAGCGGATCGGTCGACGGCACCGCCGACAGCGACGGGGCCGGCCTCCTCGGCGGGTTCATCTGGGTGGTCGCGATCCTCGTCGTCCTGCTCGTCGGCGCCGTGGTGATCGCGCTCGTGCTGCGCCGCCGCCGCACGCTCGACAAGGCCGTCACAGCCCAGGCGCAGGCCGCCGGGCCGAGCCAGAAGGAGCTCGACCAGAAGGTCGGCGCCCTGCTCGTCGAGCTCGACGACGCCGTCACCTCCAGCACCGAGGAGCTCGGCTTCGCCGTGGCGCAGTTCGGCGCCGAGGCCACCGCCCCCTTCCAGACCGCGCTCACCGAGGTGAAGGCCGAGCTGTCCCGCGCCTTCACCATCAAGCAGAAGCTCGACGACGCCGAGCCCGACACCGCCGAGGAGCGGCGCGCCTTATCACTCGAGATCATCGACATCTGCGAGAAGGCGGATGCGCGGCTCGACTCCGAGGCCGAGGCCTTCGACGCCCTGCGCGACGTCGAGCGCGACCCCGCACCCGCCCTCGCCGAGGCGCGGAGCGAGCTCACCGACTCCGAGACCGCCCCGGCCGAGGTGCGGGAGCGCCTCGCCGCCCTCGGCGCGAGCTACGACCCCGCCGCGCTCGGCACCGTCGAGGGCAGCGCCGAGCAGATCGAGAAGCTCCGGGCCTTCGCCACCACGCAGCTGACCGAGGCCGAACAGGCGATCGCGGCGGGGCGCACGGGCGAGGCTGCGGTGCAGATCCGAGCCGCGCGCCAGGCCTCGGCGCAGGTGCGCACGCTCGCCCTCGCCGTCCTCACGCTCGAGAAGAACCTCCGCGAGGCCTCCGCCGGGCTCGCCGCCGCGGTCGCCGATGCCGAGTCCGACCTCGCGGCCGCCGCGCAGCTCGAGGCGAGCCGCCCCGGCACCGGCATCGCCGGGCTCTCGGCCGCGGTGGGCGTCGAGCTCGAACGGGCGCGCACCACCGGCGCCCGCGATCCGCTGAACGCCCGGCAGTCCCTCGAGCGTGCCGACGCGCCGCTCGATCAGGCGCTGGCCGCCGAACGCACCGAGCGCGAGCGTCAGGCGCGCATCCTGAGCCAGCGCGACCGGGCCATCAGCTCGGCCGAGAGCCAGGTGGCGTCGACGGCGCAGTTCCTCGAGACGCGCCGCGGCGCGGTGGGGCCGGATGCCCGGACCCGCCTCTCGGAGGCCCAGCGCCACCTCGACCAGGCGCACGCCCTCGCCACGACCGACCCCGAGGGCTCGCTCCGCGAGGCGACCACCGCGGCCGAACTCGCGACCCGCGCGGCCGCGTCGGCCCAGCAGGACGTCTCGTGGGCGCAGTCCGACCAGAGCAGCTGGGGCGGCGGCGGCAGCTGGACGTCCAGCGGCAGCCGGCGCAGCGGCGGTGGCGACGACTTCGGCGGGGCCCTGCTCGGTGGCATCATCGGCAGCATGCTCGGCGGGGGCGGCGGAGGCGGATCCTCGTACCGCGGCGGTTTCGGCGGCGGCTCGTCGCGGCGCGGTGGCTTCGGGGGTGGCGGCTTCGGTGGCGGCAGCCGGCGCTCGAGCGGCGGCAGCTTCGGCGGCGGAGGCCGGCGCGGCGGCGGCGGTCGCTTCTAG
- a CDS encoding transglutaminase-like domain-containing protein: MQRSVTAAIDATIDRATTVVFSIAAAEGAELSREVIEYCLDGEPVDFETVLDQHGTRLHVFDVQPGRFSARYEATAEGRTVPAPTETVDLIRYLRPSRYCESDTLLPTAQAEFRGLAGRDLLTAVSSWVGEELSYVPGSSAPTDGAVQTLLLRQGVCRDYAHLVIALLRALDVPARLASVYAPGLYPMDFHAVAEAHIDGEWQVVDATTLAPRDSLLRIATGRDASDTAFLTNHGGYLRLDRLEVSAVVDVLPNDDIDRLVQLG; encoded by the coding sequence ATGCAGCGCTCCGTCACCGCCGCGATCGACGCCACCATCGATCGCGCCACCACCGTCGTGTTCTCGATCGCCGCTGCCGAGGGCGCCGAGCTCTCCCGCGAGGTGATCGAGTACTGCCTCGACGGCGAGCCCGTCGACTTCGAGACGGTGCTCGACCAGCACGGCACCCGACTGCACGTGTTCGATGTGCAGCCCGGCCGCTTCTCGGCCCGCTACGAGGCCACCGCCGAGGGCCGCACGGTGCCGGCGCCGACCGAGACGGTCGACCTCATCCGCTATCTCCGGCCCAGCCGCTACTGCGAGAGCGACACCCTGCTCCCGACAGCGCAGGCCGAGTTCCGCGGTCTCGCCGGCCGCGACCTGCTGACCGCGGTGAGCTCGTGGGTGGGGGAGGAGCTCAGCTACGTGCCCGGCTCCAGCGCTCCCACCGACGGCGCGGTGCAGACCCTGCTCCTGCGCCAGGGCGTCTGCCGCGACTACGCGCACCTCGTGATCGCGCTGCTGCGCGCGCTCGACGTGCCGGCCCGCCTCGCGTCGGTCTACGCCCCGGGCCTCTACCCGATGGACTTCCACGCGGTCGCCGAGGCGCACATCGACGGCGAGTGGCAGGTGGTCGACGCGACCACGCTGGCGCCCCGCGACTCGCTGCTGCGCATCGCCACCGGACGCGACGCGAGCGACACCGCGTTCCTGACGAACCACGGCGGCTACCTCCGGCTCGATCGCCTCGAGGTCTCGGCCGTCGTCGACGTGCTGCCGAACGACGACATCGACCGCCTGGTGCAGCTCGGCTGA
- a CDS encoding dihydrolipoyl dehydrogenase family protein, producing MTQEYDLIVIGAGAVGENVADRAARGGLSVALVEAELVGGECSYWACMPSKALLRAGEVVRAARAVGGAKEAVTGEVDAAAVLARRNSFTSDWNDSGQVDWVKGAGIDLVRGHAVFTGVKTLTVTAGDGSTTELRARHAVTVSTGSVALLPDIPGLAEAAPWTSREATSAQTIPPRLAIVGGGVVTVEMATAYATLGSTVTLVARSGLLANQEPFAGELVADALKELGVDLRLGDSPERIERDEDGVVRTTLSDGSTIESEEILIATGRLPRTGDLGLETIGLTPDEWLDVDDTMLVLGADGSPLEGEWLYATGDVNHRALLTHQGKYQARAAGDVIVARAKGETVDDAPWGRHVATADHRAVPQVTFTDPAVASIGLTAKAAEEAGLATTVVDYEIGSVAGAAVHTDGYKGTARIVVDDDRQVIVGATFVGPDVQELLHSATVAVVGEVPLKRLWHAVPSYPTISEVWLRLLEGYGRKSA from the coding sequence GTGACCCAGGAATACGACCTCATCGTCATCGGAGCCGGCGCCGTCGGCGAGAACGTCGCCGACCGCGCCGCCCGGGGCGGCCTCTCGGTCGCCCTCGTCGAGGCCGAGCTGGTCGGCGGCGAGTGCTCCTACTGGGCCTGCATGCCGTCAAAGGCCCTGCTGCGCGCCGGCGAGGTCGTGCGCGCCGCCCGGGCCGTCGGCGGAGCGAAGGAGGCCGTGACCGGCGAGGTCGACGCCGCCGCCGTACTGGCCCGGCGCAACTCGTTCACGAGCGACTGGAACGACAGCGGTCAGGTCGACTGGGTGAAGGGCGCCGGCATCGACCTGGTGCGCGGTCACGCCGTCTTCACCGGTGTCAAGACGCTCACCGTGACGGCCGGCGACGGCAGCACCACCGAGCTGCGCGCCCGTCATGCCGTGACGGTCTCGACCGGCTCGGTCGCGCTGCTGCCCGACATCCCCGGGCTCGCGGAGGCCGCGCCGTGGACGAGCCGCGAGGCCACCAGCGCCCAGACGATCCCGCCCCGCCTCGCGATCGTCGGCGGCGGCGTGGTCACGGTCGAGATGGCCACGGCCTACGCGACACTCGGCTCGACCGTCACCCTCGTCGCCCGCAGCGGCCTGCTGGCCAACCAGGAGCCCTTCGCGGGCGAGCTGGTGGCGGATGCGCTGAAGGAGCTCGGCGTCGACCTCCGTCTCGGCGACTCCCCCGAGCGCATCGAGCGCGACGAGGACGGCGTCGTCCGCACAACGCTCTCCGACGGCAGCACGATCGAGTCGGAGGAGATCCTGATCGCGACCGGGCGACTGCCCCGCACCGGTGACCTCGGTCTCGAGACGATCGGGCTCACCCCCGACGAGTGGCTCGACGTCGACGACACGATGCTCGTGCTCGGCGCCGACGGCTCGCCCCTCGAGGGTGAGTGGCTCTACGCCACCGGCGACGTGAACCACCGGGCACTGCTGACCCACCAGGGCAAGTACCAGGCCCGCGCCGCCGGCGACGTGATCGTCGCGCGTGCGAAGGGCGAGACCGTCGACGACGCCCCCTGGGGCCGGCACGTCGCCACCGCCGACCACCGCGCGGTGCCGCAGGTGACCTTCACCGATCCGGCGGTCGCCTCGATCGGGCTCACCGCGAAGGCCGCCGAGGAGGCGGGCCTCGCCACGACCGTCGTCGACTACGAGATCGGCAGCGTCGCGGGCGCCGCGGTGCACACCGACGGCTACAAGGGCACCGCGCGCATCGTCGTCGACGACGACCGCCAGGTGATCGTCGGCGCCACCTTCGTGGGCCCCGACGTGCAGGAGCTGCTGCACTCGGCGACCGTCGCGGTCGTCGGTGAGGTGCCGCTGAAGCGGCTCTGGCACGCGGTTCCCTCGTACCCGACGATCAGCGAGGTCTGGCTGCGTCTGCTCGAGGGCTACGGACGGAAGAGCGCATGA
- a CDS encoding arginase family protein — MSATFVVVPSWQGSGSSRAMRLIDGAEAVRGDLPAAATRVVEVPQGAGESLDTGVQRFSSIAAIAQATEAVLADAPGTPILVGGDCGVEFAGIRHAAAVAARRSPDARLAVVWFDAHADLNTPQSSPSGAFHGMVLRALLGGGPAELSDPSGTGAVAAVLESAQVVLAGARALDDAEADYVAEAGIRMLGPTELADPAALVETLVASGATEVYLHVDLDVIDPGEIGGVQFPEPFGLPVAELVAAIRAVRERFPLTGAGITEFAPSTPEAAVDDLPAILRIVSALVR; from the coding sequence ATGAGCGCGACCTTCGTGGTCGTGCCGAGCTGGCAGGGCTCCGGCTCGAGCCGGGCCATGCGGCTGATCGACGGCGCGGAGGCGGTGCGCGGCGATCTGCCCGCCGCCGCCACCCGCGTCGTCGAGGTGCCGCAGGGCGCGGGCGAGTCGCTCGACACCGGCGTACAGCGCTTCTCGTCGATCGCCGCGATCGCCCAGGCCACCGAGGCCGTGCTCGCCGATGCGCCTGGAACGCCGATCCTCGTCGGCGGCGACTGCGGCGTGGAGTTCGCCGGCATCCGTCACGCCGCGGCGGTCGCCGCCCGGAGGTCACCCGACGCCCGGCTCGCCGTGGTCTGGTTCGACGCGCACGCCGACCTCAACACCCCGCAGAGCTCGCCGTCGGGCGCGTTCCACGGCATGGTGCTGCGCGCGCTCCTCGGGGGCGGCCCGGCCGAGCTCTCCGACCCGTCCGGCACGGGCGCCGTCGCAGCGGTGCTCGAATCCGCGCAGGTAGTGCTCGCGGGGGCCCGCGCCCTCGACGACGCCGAGGCGGACTACGTGGCCGAGGCGGGCATCCGGATGCTCGGGCCCACCGAGCTCGCCGACCCCGCCGCGCTCGTCGAGACCCTCGTGGCCTCCGGTGCCACCGAGGTGTACCTGCACGTCGACCTCGATGTGATCGACCCGGGCGAGATCGGGGGCGTGCAGTTCCCGGAGCCGTTCGGACTGCCCGTCGCGGAGCTCGTGGCGGCCATCCGGGCGGTGCGCGAGCGGTTCCCGCTCACGGGCGCCGGGATCACCGAGTTCGCGCCCTCGACCCCGGAGGCGGCGGTCGACGACCTGCCGGCCATCCTCCGCATCGTCTCGGCGCTGGTGCGCTGA
- a CDS encoding DUF2993 domain-containing protein: MTTETLPAETAPAPRRHRRWPWVLVAVLVLLAVALVVADIAFRAYAEGEAATQIEEQLPENVDGDVDVSIAGFSFLAQVAAGRLGEVTLDAPALTVSGIPIAAHVVATGVPTDLTKPVEDIRASISLDQSAVDAVVTLPGDAQLALGDGDVSYEGSVEVLGLSVGYRVTGQVSASGTDVVITPQDAELTQGGNSLDLGGLLEGVAGQPITVCVASYLPQGVTVDSLDVADGGATATASARDFVVDEQSLRTLGTCS; this comes from the coding sequence ATGACGACCGAGACGCTGCCCGCCGAGACCGCGCCCGCCCCCCGCCGCCACCGCCGCTGGCCCTGGGTGCTCGTCGCGGTGCTCGTGCTGCTCGCTGTGGCGCTCGTCGTCGCCGACATCGCCTTCCGCGCCTACGCCGAAGGCGAGGCGGCGACCCAGATCGAGGAGCAGCTGCCCGAGAACGTCGACGGCGACGTCGACGTGTCCATCGCCGGCTTCTCCTTCCTCGCCCAGGTGGCGGCCGGCCGGCTCGGCGAGGTCACGCTCGACGCCCCGGCCCTCACGGTCAGCGGCATCCCGATCGCCGCCCACGTCGTCGCGACCGGCGTACCCACCGACCTGACGAAGCCCGTCGAGGACATCCGTGCCTCGATCTCGCTCGACCAGTCCGCGGTCGACGCGGTCGTCACGCTTCCCGGCGACGCGCAGCTCGCGCTCGGCGACGGCGACGTCTCGTACGAGGGCAGTGTGGAGGTTCTGGGGCTGAGCGTCGGCTACCGCGTGACCGGGCAGGTCAGCGCATCCGGAACCGACGTCGTGATCACCCCGCAGGACGCCGAGCTCACCCAGGGCGGCAACTCGCTCGACCTCGGCGGCCTGCTCGAGGGCGTGGCCGGGCAGCCGATCACGGTCTGCGTCGCGTCGTACCTCCCGCAGGGGGTGACGGTCGACTCGCTCGACGTCGCCGACGGGGGAGCGACAGCGACGGCCT